A single region of the Chryseobacterium culicis genome encodes:
- a CDS encoding CocE/NonD family hydrolase — translation MKFKILLALIFVNLLQAQKFHFPKAAVTDSVILEKQMPGLAQQVIPQLQSAKYKPENTVDLMDNLFRLQMVAQDYKNSLVSLSENRNLFADHNMGGYRYIGFELYSMAKMTQKESNTSFSGALQKVFNQKYESLPEKLIPRLILALDGDVRESRKQLNKLLDKQKDKDSIDYRTALALCKSYLSYKTYSGIKPQVMQLLDSKNKERFITETRDLKLKNGNTLTITIVRKKDNSSPLPVILTSNIYAGPIDDFFGKRAATYNYVGAVVNTRGKRNSNNVNNPFEHESEDIYEVIDWVSKQPWSNGKVGMIGGSYLGFSQWAAVKKLHPALKTIVPQVAVGIGIDYPAQNNIFMSYMLQWIQYVTNNKFTDEKDFANAIKWDSINTKWYKSGKSFRSLDTISGKPSKIFQRWLDHPGYDQYWQKMVPYKEDFSNINIPILTTTGYYDDDQIGALYYFKQHHQYNKNANHYLVIGPYNHGGAQSFGFTYVNGNPIDPVARISIDDLAFSWFDYILKGGKKPEILKDRINFQVMNTNTWKHVADLDKMHTSSLKFYLQDKKNTSSVFNKPETQNFTQQTVDFKNRDQKDTYYKVSKKDSIKITNSITFESEVLDKDMIISGNLSGIFNVSINKKDFDTDTYLYQISPDGKSSLLSTHIVRASYAKNNEKRQLLEPNTTEQIPISNSYFMSKRIEKGSKLLLLVGVNKNPNWQINYGSGKDVSDETIKDSGEPLEIKWYNDSYVEIPVYND, via the coding sequence ATGAAATTTAAGATACTTTTAGCATTAATTTTTGTAAACCTCCTGCAGGCGCAAAAATTTCACTTTCCAAAGGCAGCTGTCACAGACTCTGTTATATTGGAAAAACAGATGCCGGGACTTGCTCAGCAAGTGATTCCCCAACTTCAATCTGCCAAATACAAACCGGAAAATACAGTGGATCTTATGGACAATCTTTTCCGTTTACAGATGGTGGCACAGGATTATAAAAATTCGTTAGTTTCTCTTTCCGAAAACCGTAATCTTTTTGCCGATCACAATATGGGAGGATACAGATATATAGGATTCGAACTGTACAGCATGGCTAAGATGACCCAAAAAGAAAGTAACACTTCTTTTTCCGGTGCACTCCAGAAAGTATTCAATCAAAAATATGAAAGCCTTCCGGAAAAACTGATTCCCAGACTTATCCTTGCCCTTGACGGAGATGTAAGAGAATCCAGAAAACAATTGAACAAACTACTGGATAAACAAAAAGACAAAGACAGCATTGATTACAGAACGGCTCTTGCATTATGCAAAAGCTACCTGAGTTATAAAACCTATTCTGGTATCAAACCTCAGGTGATGCAGCTGCTGGATTCAAAAAATAAAGAAAGATTTATTACTGAAACCAGAGATTTAAAATTAAAAAATGGAAATACCTTAACGATTACCATTGTTCGAAAAAAAGATAATAGCTCTCCGCTTCCTGTTATTCTTACTAGCAATATCTATGCTGGACCCATTGATGATTTCTTTGGAAAGAGGGCTGCTACTTATAATTACGTAGGTGCTGTTGTTAATACCCGAGGTAAGAGAAACAGTAATAATGTGAACAATCCTTTTGAGCATGAATCTGAAGACATTTACGAAGTGATCGATTGGGTAAGCAAACAACCGTGGAGCAACGGAAAGGTAGGAATGATTGGAGGAAGTTATTTGGGCTTCAGCCAATGGGCAGCAGTAAAAAAACTGCATCCTGCATTAAAAACCATTGTGCCTCAGGTTGCAGTAGGAATCGGGATCGATTATCCGGCTCAGAATAATATCTTCATGAGTTATATGTTGCAATGGATACAGTATGTAACCAATAACAAATTTACCGATGAAAAGGATTTTGCCAACGCCATAAAATGGGATTCTATCAATACAAAATGGTACAAAAGCGGGAAATCATTCAGATCTTTAGATACAATAAGCGGTAAGCCAAGCAAAATATTCCAACGATGGCTGGATCATCCGGGATATGATCAGTACTGGCAGAAAATGGTTCCTTACAAAGAGGATTTTTCTAACATCAATATTCCTATTCTAACGACAACAGGATATTATGATGATGATCAGATAGGGGCACTCTATTATTTCAAGCAACATCATCAGTACAATAAAAATGCAAACCATTATCTTGTCATTGGCCCTTACAATCATGGAGGAGCACAAAGTTTCGGATTTACTTACGTGAATGGCAATCCTATTGATCCGGTAGCCAGAATAAGCATTGATGATCTTGCCTTTTCATGGTTTGATTATATTCTAAAAGGCGGAAAAAAGCCGGAAATATTAAAAGACAGAATCAATTTTCAGGTGATGAATACCAATACCTGGAAGCATGTAGCTGATCTTGATAAAATGCATACTTCTTCTTTGAAATTTTATCTTCAGGACAAAAAAAATACATCTTCGGTATTCAATAAACCTGAGACTCAGAATTTCACTCAACAAACGGTTGATTTTAAAAACAGGGATCAGAAAGACACCTATTACAAAGTCAGCAAAAAAGACAGTATAAAAATAACGAATTCTATCACTTTTGAAAGTGAAGTATTGGATAAAGATATGATCATCAGTGGAAACCTTTCAGGGATTTTCAATGTTTCCATCAATAAAAAAGATTTTGATACGGATACTTATCTGTATCAGATTTCTCCGGATGGAAAATCTTCGTTATTATCCACTCATATCGTGAGAGCCAGCTATGCAAAGAATAATGAAAAACGACAGCTTCTGGAGCCCAATACAACAGAACAGATTCCTATCAGCAATTCCTATTTTATGAGCAAAAGGATAGAAAAAGGAAGCAAGCTCCTGCTATTAGTCGGGGTTAATAAAAATCCTAACTGGCAGATCAATTATGGATCCGGTAAAGATGTAAGTGATGAAACGATAAAGGATTCCGGGGAACCGCTGGAGATAAAATGGTACAATGACAGCTACGTGGAAATCCCTGTTTATAATGATTAA